In Acidisarcina polymorpha, the DNA window GCGAGATCGTGTTCTGCATGAATAGCGTCAGTCGCGGGGGCGACCGGCGACAAGAGGAGTTCGACATCGTCGCACGCTCCTTCCAGAGTTATCTTTGATCTTGCGCGGCGCTCCCGGCGGATCGCATTTCGATAGGCACGACCAAGTTCGGTCCGCGCCTCTTCCAAACTGACGGGGGCCAGGTCCGCTAGTTTTTCCTTCGTTTGCTGAATGGCAGATTCCATTAGTTCGTGAGCGAGGGACTCGTCGCCCAGCAGATTAGCTGCCATATGTTTGGCATCCGGCCATTCTGCCCTCACAGCTGCTCGCATGACCGGCGCGATCCAGCGGCCGTGGGGTGTGAACCCGATAACCCAGACGAGATCTGAAGGCGAAGGGGATGCCATAGGGGCCCGCAGAAGGGCCTAGAGGGAAGCGCCATTGCTTCACCCGCCCTGTCTAAATTCAAAATAACCCAACTCTAAAGAAAAAATCCACACAGCCATCAGATTTTCCAGATTGACGTGTTCGTTTTCCTCGTTTTCGGTGGCTTAAAGAGTATAGGGGTTATTCCCTACTTCTTTCTCAGAGGTGAATATGGCCGCCCTCCCCCAAATGCAAGAACAGCCGCAATCATGGAGTAAGGAAGCATTCGCCATGGCTCGCCAGGCGAAGGTGCTTTCAGGACATAAGCTGGAACCACTGGTCGTTCGATTGCAGCGTCACAGCGGTCGCTCCAAAGAGGCTTGCTGGAAGTTCATTATCCAGCAAGGGCTCCAGGAAAAGATGGATCACAGACGCTGGACTGACGACGAAATCGAGACATTGAGAGAAGAACTGGTCAAGCGGTCCATCGAAGAGGTCGCTAAGAAGCTCGATCGAACTCCCGAGGCGGTCCGCAGTATCCTAAAGCGGAACAAGCTCCGGGTTAGGGATATCCGGTGCGATCTTTTCTCCGTGGAGAACCTCGCTGCCGCCCTGCACATTAGGAAACCGGAGATCCAATACTGGATCGACCAGAATTGGCTTCCGGCAACCATGGTAAGCAAAGGACGCTTGCGCTTTTACACCATTACGCCGGAAGCTCTCCTTCACCTCCACAAACATCACCACATGGACGTCCTTGGCCGCGGTCTTCCGAACCAATCACTGTTCGAAGCCTACGTCCAGTACTGTTACTCGCCGAAGCATACGGTCGGCGAACAGCTTTTGGACGTGCGTCGAGACAAACGTGAACGGGCCGCCTTCTCTGCGGTCTCGAAATCCAGACAAGTGCAACAGCAAGAACCGGAGGATGAGTATGCGGGAGAAGAAGGAAGATATCGTGTGCGTATCTGAAGCAGAGCGCAGCCATTCCCTTACGCGAGAGGCCTGTCCCTGTTGTGGATGTCAGATAGGATTCGACCACGTCTCGCTAGGCGAGTTGGCGACAAATATCCTATGCTGCATTCTGCTCATGGCCATAGCCATCCCTCTATTTTGTATAACTGAACACTGGCTTGAGCATCAGGGGCAAAGGTCATTCGACCACTTGATCTGGCGGGAACGGATCGACGATTTGTAATCCACCAAGGGTTGCGGAAAGGTATCGCCAAGCACTCTATCAAAGCACAGCTTTGTCGCACTCAAAATGCTAGGTTTTAGGCCCGTTCGAAATCGTTGCACAAACGATTCTTTGCCGACGCCTAGCGTGTGGCGTGCTTTTCAATAATTCGCCTTGCGAGTAGAGCATCAAGATAGCGTACCCGCCGAGTCATACATTGCCATCCACCGAAAAGTAGCGGCTCGGGGCGACTCCCGTCACACGTTTGAACATCGCTGTGAAGCTCCAAGCCGTATCATAGCCGACTGTATCTGCAATCTCCGTGAGCCGCCGCCCTTCAGCCATCAGTGGTAAGGCCGAGAACGCGCGCATTTGATCCCGCCACGCCTGGAAGGTGAGGTTGGCTTCGCGCTGAAGAAGACGGTTCAGAGTGCGTCTGGAGACTCCTAGACGTTCAGCCCATTGATCGAGTGTGCTCCTGTCGTTCGGCGTTCGTAGGAGGATGTCTTCCATCCTTCGA includes these proteins:
- a CDS encoding sigma-70 family RNA polymerase sigma factor, with the translated sequence MAANLLGDESLAHELMESAIQQTKEKLADLAPVSLEEARTELGRAYRNAIRRERRARSKITLEGACDDVELLLSPVAPATDAIHAEHDLAAILYDTPPDLQRAMLMRYGARSTWEEVAEEVQKPKDSIRIRCQREINRIRRRLGIQVRPSKD